GTGTGCTCGATCGATAGTGGGACTTAGAAATTAATGGATCCCATGACATGATATATTTGTCATGCTAGTATGAGCTAGGAGTTAATTTAGCTAGATTAGGTTTTTCCTaacatgatttatatatatatagctagagGAAGAAGTGATTgttatcattatatatatatatatatatatatatatacacacacgatttatgtaattaatttcCTCAATTTTTAAATCTTCTTACTTCACCACTGATAGAATTTGAACCTAagatttacaaaattaaaaattttaaactttaacCACTAAAGTTTCGATCTTTCTATGCTAAAGAACATTTATACTTGCCCAATTTACAAAAAGCCAAATGCATTTATATCATGCCTCCGTTTAGATATATACGCAAgcatcatgatttatttttttttacaatgataatGACATGCATTATAGAGAACCTATTccaatattcatatattataagttatttttaaagtttagtaTGGTTAGTGAGTACTAGATTATTGACTTGCGATATGCTACGggtctggttaaaattttattgaacgtaaaaagaaatatttagatgttattaatttatttttttatgtgaatgatgtgatttaaaaaacccaatattgaatgatgtgattaaaaaaatcaatttaaaaaagaacataaaaacaacCTGAGTCAATTCCTCAAACCCATAATCATGATCATAAAAccatgataactttatagaaaaaaaaaataacctgattTAGCACAGGTTAACCTGCTAAATCGATAACTCTGATCATGAGATTAATATAACCCTATAGAGAATAaatcaacataatttatgaacctTAATTACCAATCGATCATGTCAGAACCAATATTGAACAATGAgatttgtaaaaaatttaagtaataaataacacaaaaaataagcCAAGTCGCGACCTGAGTTAACTTTTTTAACACTATTttcaggtcatgagactaggataatctaataaaaaataaaataatgaagcctaattcccaatcaaacacgatattaaatgatgatattcagaaaaatttaataaaaaaaattgagtcaactgggttaacccgtcaaactcgcgACTTAAGTTAGAAGAAAGGggtaactcaataaaaaaaacaaattcaatgttgaataaCCTGTGATCCGGGCCACGAGACCAAGATAatctcttagaaaaaaaaaaaaaacaacttgatttaacctgggtaaaattatcaaaacctACGACCTTGATTACGAGACCAATATATTCTCATAGAAAGTAAgtcaaaatagattatgaaactcaattctcaacagactcaatattgaataataaaattaaaaaaaattaaataaataaaaaggacacAAATAATGATCCGAGTCAACTCGAGGTAACCAAGTAAGCATCATTCTTAGGTCATGTGGTTggaataacctaatagaaagcaaacaaaataaatcataaagtttaattctcaatcaacccaatattaaatgataaaataaaaaaaaagttaattaaaaaaaacctgagtcaactGGGATAATCCACCAAACCTATAATTCATGTCATGAGAGTGAGagaatccaataaaataaataaatttaatattaaaagataaaaaaaaattgattaaggaaaaaattattctaatgagtagtgttttgtgaggagaaatataatataatatctcttttagtgttttttttttattaaagtaaattctcttaattatcaattaaaattgtataaagaaaaaacctaagATTTCTTATCAGTTTAGTTATGTATGGTCCGATTAATagccaattaaataaatttgtttcgataaattaaataataactgtacattagaaacaaaaaagtgAATTCTCGGtcgataataattaaaatgcatCACAAAAAATATCAgtcattttcttcaaaaaaatttgttccTGGAGACGGTCCAATAGGCCCAAACAAGACCGAAATAAAAGTATGCCCAGTAAATGGGCTGAAATCTTCAAACGAACACATCATTCCCTTCTTCATACTTCGTTGTGGGCTTTCAAGAGGTCCGTATCTCACGAGAATCAGCCGTAATCTGGGCGAGGCGCGTATAAGCTCGGTTCGTTCTTGGTGGAAGTACATAAAAGCCATCGATACCAATGTTATATTATCCTTAGAAATTGCTAAAAtaagttttcaatttatttttatatatttaattatattaatttaatgtctaaataaaatatatttattttatatgcacttctatttatttttttcaataaaaaattaagaagtcacatattgatgtaaaaaatgcaTCTTTTATTAATAAGATAAGTATCTTATATGTTATTATATCTTAAAAGTTGTGTACAGTAAGTCTTTATATGTATAATTGTATAATTATATCCTTGATTTTAGTTAATACATCCAAAAGAGGATAGctcatataaaaactaaattcagaAGTTATATGAAATTCACCTGAAAAGATTTAGTTGAAaagctttatttaaaaaaaaaaactatatattatatcttaaaatctcTTAAGATAAAACAtgtattattataatttgagatttattttaaatatgtttatttgtgatgtagtaattaaaaatatataaaaagaacaaatgctaattaatttgtataCTAATCTCTATTTcaaataatcttaattttaataatgcGCTCCCTGCTAACATGTTGgttgttatgattttattttattttattttttcagcctGCAATGCTTCGTGGCATCCTTGGATCCAAGTTTTTTTGTGGCTGGGCGGAATTCGTGAAAGTTTCATAGGAGCTTCCAGCTCCATTATCGTTCGAGGGGACGGGCAAGCAGACAAAGCTtagttttcttataataatgTCACCATTACGTTGACTAGCAATATTGCTTTGAAGGTTGTTGTGCACGTCATGGAGGGTCCAATGCCGAACCCACTAGGCATTAGTCATGCTTTCATGGCATCTTGTCTTACATCAGAGAAGGCTAGGAGAAACCGAGTAGCAGTTACAACTTGATTTTCCAGTTGAACTCGGGAACATATGTTCAGGAGGTTGCCTCCTGCTGTTTTAGATATTAATGTAATGAGAGATGAAGAAGTTTGattgtattattatattgtaaacCACCTTGTTCTATTTCCTTGAAACTACTCAATCTGAATATTTTATTGGATATAATCATATTTTGACGTCTTGAGAACAAGTCCAGAGGTCGGGCAGAAGCTAGGAATAGTTTTGTATCTTCTGCAGAGAAGGTTTGAAATGTCCAGCAAGAAATCTACGaagtataaatttataaaataaataaattgacctCAGAATAGTTTAATGGAAACCAATACAAGTTGGAAAAATGCCGGAACTTTCCTCCGAACTTTGAGctttatcttctcttttttttttcaggtttcttCCATTCTAAGAAATTACTAGGGGGATTTTAGAGTCTGAATAAGATTATTATGTGAATTGTGTTTAGAATCTGCTGAAATTCTCTGAAGAAATACATGGAAATAGAATTAAGGTTCATCGGAGACCAAATACAGGAAAATGCAGGAACCTCTGATGATCATGTCACTAGCATCACGGAGGCAGACAGGCAATGGCTAAAATCAGTGGAAACAAAGACTAAGCTATTGCCAAAATTGTTAAACAATTCAGCCGGCAAGAGCTCTTGTTGCATCTTTAGAGTGCCTCAAAGCCTCTTCGAGATTAACAAGATGGCCTATCAGCCCCATATTGTCTCCATTGGTCCTTACCACCATGGCAAAGTGCATCTCAAGATGATCGAAGAACACAAATGGAGGTTTCTTGGTGGTGTTCTTGCTCGAACACAGCAACATGGTATTGGAATCAACGACTTCTTCAAAGCCATAGCACCGATTGAGGAGAAGATAAGAGATTGTTACTCTGAGACTATTGAATGTAGCAGACAAGAATTCATTGAGATGATGGTGCTCGATGGATGTTTCATTATTGAGCTCTTCTGCATCGTTGGAGGGATAGTGCAAACAGATATTGATGACCCTATATTCAATATGACACGgatgtttttctttatcatgCGTGATCTTCTCAGGTTAGAGAACCAAATTCCCTTCTTTGTTCTTGAAACACTGTTCGAGACCTCAATCTTatcttcaagaaaacaaaatgtttcATCCCTTGCGGAACTAGCCTTGGAATTCTTTGATTATGCTGCTCAAAGACCTCCTGAAGTCCTAAGAAGGTATAAAGACATTAGGGGGAAGCATTTACTAGATTTGTTTCGGTCGACTATCATCCCTTCATCCCAAGAAGTGCCTGGAAAGATCAGTCCATTCCTTCAATTGATTCAATCTGCCAAGAAGCTCCATCAAGCTGGAATAAAGTTCAAGCCAAGGGAGACTGACAGCTTCTTGGACATCGAATTCAGCAATGGAGTCCTTGAAATCCCACTTTTAACAGTAGATGATTTCACCACGTCTGTCATACTCAATTGTGTTGCATTTGAACAATGCTATAACCATTGCTCAAACCACATTACAAGTTATGTTACCTTCATGGGCTGCCTCATCAACGCCCCTAGTGATGCGGGGTTTTTATGTGATTACAAAATAGTTGAGAATTACTTCGGAACCGACGAGGAAGTTGCTCGTTTCTTTAATAATGTTGGCAAGGATGTTACTTTTGATATTCAGAGGAGTTACCTGTCAAAAGTGTTTGAGGATGTCAACGAGCACTACAGCAACAATTGGCATGTTAGATGGGCAGGGTTCATGCATACTTATTTTGACACCCCATGGTCCTTCATATCAGCTTTAGCTGCAGTTGTTCTACTCATCCTCACTATGATACAGGCCTTCTTTGCTTTCTATGGATATTTCCGTCCTCCTAAACAATAATTACATCCTGCTGTTCTATCTTGCAAATTGTATAATCGGGATCCACTGAGCGATGAAAAACCATTCTCCTTGCAACTCTTTGCTGTTTTACCAAAACTCTGTAGTCTGCAGTCCCAAGTAATGATAGTTTTCATGAAGCTTATGCATGATGACAGTTGTACATTAGGCTTTTGCTTGCTCAGAATCATTTTTCTGCGCCTAATTTGACAAAGGAAAACGGATGAAGACTAGGTAACTTTGTTGCAATGAGtgctcaaaaaattattgttgttcaatgattattttgaaaatctcatATTGATTAATGGATAAGTCAATATAATTATCTTTGCTTGGTTGTATTAAgtttgacaaaataaatttagtgtTAGAACCATATCATctctaatttgaatttaaaattcttaactcctttgaaaattaattaatattttattatcataagattattaatttttcatcacacaaattaattcaaacataCGTATTACATCCAATAAAATGTTTATAAAGtcgtttttcaattaaaaatgaggaaaaaagaataaaggatCAAGatctataaatgaaaaaaaaagattgttgaataattaaaacattgattttgtaaaaatatcatgcttattattattattactattattatttattttatttttttaaaaaaaaaagcgctCGGTTGAATGACAATAAGTGTGTAAATACTAAATAGCTATCATTAAACTCCTATgccaaaataaacttttgaaaaatttacgagccctttaaatttatttctcaaaggtttttttgtcaaatatcTTAGCAAAAAATCTTAACATGAAATCTTActtgattttaacaaaaataatcatcaaaagATGTTTTAAGAAGAATTTTTATGTAAAGTTTTGGCTTAAAAATTCTCTATTAtcatactttattttaaaaaaaacccaagaaaattaaagaattaattcataCTTAGACATTATAAATGATTGATATGACAAATCCTACATAATGTTAAAGACTAACATTCTCATGTTCTTAGATTCTTAAGATTATGAATCTTCAAGAGTGTAcattcactacaagatttaacagttttatcgacggaatttttccgtcgttGTAAAACacatatttcatcggtaattatattaccgacggaatcacagacggaaatgatccgtcggtgaatcgttcgtcggtaatgttttatccgtcggtaaatccgttggtaatataatcaccgacggatgtactgacggaacagacgcgttggtaataatttttttattaccaacgaaattaccgagggatatattgataaaaatgatgaaaatttgtttttgtactgatgaaaaaaataaagttgcaattgctaaaaatttaaaaatccctataaataaatcaactaaaaattggtctcatatgaaaaaaaatctcacaacaaaatttatacaattattaagaacaaaaacaattaaaaatagaataaaaaacaaatatagtgaaaaaaatcatgaaaaaaaaagaaaaaagaaaaatattaccttaatgtagttgcaagtgaagctaaggagagaaaaaaatttcgtaaagcatattaattaaaaaaaaactaagaggataaaagaagaaagaagaagaagaagacatacccgagcatggaggaaaagagaagaagatgaggagagaaaagaagagaaagaaatagatattgatgttttttacatatagtgaagaagaagaagaagtagaagaaaaattaaaagaaatgagcctgtctcttgtgaaataaggggatccagactttttattggggcgcgttagcgatggatttaccgacggataattgaatattaatattttttaattattccgtcggtaattccatcggtaatatttaatttaaattttcaattttgtaaaaagtttgcagaaaccgccaacaattaccgatgatttttcaatccgtcggtgattccgtctgtaatatttaaatgaaaattttaaattaattgaattttttcagaaaaccgccaaataacaccgacgacttttcaatccgtcggtgattctgtccGTAAAGAAcagtcggtgattccgtctgtaatatttaaataaaaattttaaattaattgaattttttcagaaaaccgccaaataacaccgacgacttttcaatccgtcggtgattttgtccgtaaagaacaataattaacagtgcaattggaaagtgaacagttctaaagctctctggaaaataccgacggaaatttccgtcggtgattccctttgtaattgacatgatgaacaatgttcacagtttaccggCGGATTTACCAACGGAAGTACCGACAgaaattattccgtcggtaattccattggtaaaaatgacacgtcatcatttttgtttttgctttgttttaattttttttcccatggtAATTCCCTCAGTATATactgagggaatatttccgtcagtaaaatccctcggaaatttactaatggaaatattccctcattattttcgtctgtatttatcaattttctggtagtgattttTCAGTCTCAGAATTTGTATTGTAGAATAAAAAATCTCCTACCATGGAGTTTTAAACATGATCatgctttgttttttgaaaCCACAACTTTATGGTCGGCTGTGTTTAGGGTTgtgtttataatataatttcaataaaattgattttgtttaaaattttatatatattgaattattttaaactcttgatatcaaaaataatttttttcaaactaaaaaaaaatctatagttTAATTACTTTCGGATAATATTAGTGATGCAAGGAATGACAATGTAAAATGCTTTGTAGGATGTTAGATTTGTGGGTTTCAAGAAGGTTCGTACAATCAACCGATGAAGAAAGCTTTATATATAAAGTGTTATGTCATCGAGGCATTCAACAAATGCCTACCGCTGGAACGTTTTATTGTTTTGTGAAGGAGTGCTTGCTTTCAACTAGTATTGGTTTGGCAACAAGTAAGCCAGTCTGCCTGAACTTGGAGCGAACGGAGGCGAGTGATACCTCGACATTATCCTTTTCAAGCAAATCAATGATGTATTCGGCCCTGCTTTTCTATAGAACCTATTCCTTTGTAATTGCTTCATTTATAGCTGTGTTTTTCATCAGCATTTTGAACATATTTAATTTGCAGGGAGCGTTAAGATTGGAAACTTTCTAATGAAAGCAATTGGGACATGCAAAGTTACACGAGCAAGTATGGTGcgtaaaaatattgagatgttgCAAGAAACTAAGATTAGAACTCCAGATTGTTCTAGGAAAATCAGAATATAATTGATGATGTTAATTcttatgatgaaacaagaactGTTATTAGCAAAACTGTTTACTTACATAATACATTTGAACACTAAAGAACCCAAAATTCTTACAAACACATGATATTCAATGGGCATTCTCTCATTCAGTTAACCAGAGATTTCAATAGCCTTGACACCAGGTTTCTTGAGCTCCTCTTTAGGCACAGTCACAATAAGAACTCCGTTTTCCATAGAAGCCTTGACCTGATCCATTTTCGCATCCTTGGGCAGCCTAAACCTCCTCAAGAACTTGCCACTGCTTCGCTCCACCCTATGCCATGTATCGTTCTTGTCTTCCTTCTCTACATTCCTTTCTCCGCTAATCTGAAGCACCCTGTCATCTTCAACTCCGACCTTCACTTCCTCTTTTTTAAGCCCTGGAAGATCTGCCTTGAAGACATGGGCTTCTGGTGTCTCTTTCCAATCCACGCGGGTGTTTACAAAAGCTGAATTTTCATGAGAAAGGAGAGAATTTGAGGTGGAAGTGAAAGGAGAGAAGTCCTTGAACGGATTCCAAATATCAAAAGAAGAGAATGGATCGATAATGCTTCTGCCTCGGTGGTTGTCTAAGAAGCTTGGAATCATTTCCATCTTTTCCAGAAAATCTTGTAGCTTGATGGGTTGCTGTTAATCACCTGACTGGTTCCTTGTTCTTGATTCTCGATGTCATGTGAGAGGCGACACGGATTGGTATTTATAATAAGTAAACGAGCCATCTGGTACATTCTGGACGGTCGCCTTGGACCCTGTTTCAGGAAAAATCTGGGTCCACACCCAGATTTTAATTTGAGAAATTGAGGAACTTACTCGAAAGTTCCTGTTTCTTTGTGGCTGTAGATTTAAACGTTGGGCCGATTGGGCTGGAATATATAATGGGCCTAAGCCTTGGTTTCGTATTTTGCTTTTGGGCTTTGTAATGTTTGATTTCCCTTTTGTATACAAcagatgatttttcttttgtatcaGTTTAATATAGGGGTGATTTATGGATTCCGTTTTAAGATCCcagtaaaaaatttcattaagttGTTTATGGGTTGGGAAAGCTCTTGGTGAAGACAACCCATGGATCAttgtaaataaaattcaatagtaactttgaaaagcttaaaaaattgtaaaaataatttcattaagtTGTTTATGGGCCTGAGCCTTGGTTtcgtattttttaatattttttaatatattaatatcaaaaataaatttaaaaaaataaaaactatataattttaatatatttctaaacaaaaactatctaaaaaagCAATTTCTACTCCTATTTTATACCACCCCTgaaatatatgaatttatttggaagtatggttgcggttgtttttcaaagtgtttttcactcagaaatatatcaaaataatatttttttttattttttaaaaattatttttgatatgagcGTATCAAactgatttaaaaacactaaaaaatattaatttgaagcaaataaaaaaatataaaaaatttaattttttttaaatacttttgaaatgaaaaaaaaaaaatatgtatctCAGTTTGAAAATGACCATTAGTTTACAATGTATATGGTATCGTTTTCAGCTCATTCACTTAAGAAATTATGGGTCACCTTCAACTCTaatttccaaaagaaaataacaaaactaaacaGCCAAGAAAGATGGGACGATGCATTTTGGCACAGGGCCAAAAGCCAAACTACTCGCCTTCCTAGGAATTACTTGCACGCACCCACTTCTTCCTATCCTACAGCCTTCTTGCGCATGAGCTCAATTCTctggaaaaaatatttcaaattccGGTTGCACATACCATCTTAACACAGACAGACTTCAATGGCAACATTAGGGTGCAATGACACTGATGCGAAGAAAACTGAAGTCGAAAGCTTGCAGGTTCTTAGACCTGTGGGCTCCCAAGGCGGAGGAACTGAAGGACTTCCTTATCTGTACCATCGACCAATGCACAAAGGTCTAGCAAAGGCAGATGATGATTATGTCACCGAGGCATTCAAACAACTTCCTATGCCAGATCAAGAGAAACTTATAGAAGAACTTTCTAGCCAGCTTCATCAAGATGTTATGGTTGAAAAGTTGTTCGACGAGAGTGAAGAAGCTTATAGACTAAGATGTTTCACAGAGCTGCATATGAAGCTTCCATCGGATAGCCGCCAAGGTTTCAATAACGAATTTCGCCGGAGATACTATTCAATCAGAGGTTCTTCTTTACAGTCCCTACATTgatgcttggtgtttggttatGGTTACCAAAGTCAAAGcccaaaatcattttattttttttggaaattgatTATTAGCACCAATTAGCAACAGAGAATAACAAtccagaatttttaaaaatcaattatgcaCTAGTAtcgttttaattaaataatgctttttttaatgttaaaaacacTTAagaattaacaatatttaataattttctccAACTGCAGATACATAAACTTACAAATCGAGGTGTTTTGCAGGGTTGCCATTGAAGCTTCCCTTTAATAGCTACAATAGATTCAAGAATAATTACAATCAGTGTTAT
The DNA window shown above is from Populus trichocarpa isolate Nisqually-1 chromosome 4, P.trichocarpa_v4.1, whole genome shotgun sequence and carries:
- the LOC18097976 gene encoding uncharacterized protein LOC18097976 isoform X2 → MATLGCNDTDAKKTEVESLQVLRPVGSQGGGTEGLPYLYHRPMHKGLAKADDDYVTEAFKQLPMPDQEKLIEELSSQLHQDVMVEKLFDESEEAYRLRCFTELHMKLPSDSRQGFNNEFRRRYYSIRDT
- the LOC18097976 gene encoding uncharacterized protein LOC18097976 isoform X1 — translated: MATLGCNDTDAKKTEVESLQVLRPVGSQGGGTEGLPYLYHRPMHKGLAKADDDYVTEAFKQLPMPDQEKLIEELSSQLHQDVMVEKLFDESEEAYRLRCFTELHMKLPSDSRQGFNNEFRRRYYSIRGLPLKLPFNSYNRFKNNYNQCYPCNTIGTQVSGTIVSGICEGFGQQIVQQIFEGIVGGSEESSLTLEFFKVKTLDLRGANEVGTGTTSTTTR
- the LOC18097974 gene encoding UPF0481 protein At3g47200; this translates as MEIELRFIGDQIQENAGTSDDHVTSITEADRQWLKSVETKTKLLPKLLNNSAGKSSCCIFRVPQSLFEINKMAYQPHIVSIGPYHHGKVHLKMIEEHKWRFLGGVLARTQQHGIGINDFFKAIAPIEEKIRDCYSETIECSRQEFIEMMVLDGCFIIELFCIVGGIVQTDIDDPIFNMTRMFFFIMRDLLRLENQIPFFVLETLFETSILSSRKQNVSSLAELALEFFDYAAQRPPEVLRRYKDIRGKHLLDLFRSTIIPSSQEVPGKISPFLQLIQSAKKLHQAGIKFKPRETDSFLDIEFSNGVLEIPLLTVDDFTTSVILNCVAFEQCYNHCSNHITSYVTFMGCLINAPSDAGFLCDYKIVENYFGTDEEVARFFNNVGKDVTFDIQRSYLSKVFEDVNEHYSNNWHVRWAGFMHTYFDTPWSFISALAAVVLLILTMIQAFFAFYGYFRPPKQ
- the LOC18097975 gene encoding 18.1 kDa class I heat shock protein-like — translated: MEMIPSFLDNHRGRSIIDPFSSFDIWNPFKDFSPFTSTSNSLLSHENSAFVNTRVDWKETPEAHVFKADLPGLKKEEVKVGVEDDRVLQISGERNVEKEDKNDTWHRVERSSGKFLRRFRLPKDAKMDQVKASMENGVLIVTVPKEELKKPGVKAIEISG